From Cellvibrio zantedeschiae, the proteins below share one genomic window:
- a CDS encoding flavohemoglobin expression-modulating QEGLA motif protein translates to MTNQAYLERLRSLSNRLVALQKPIRILDAIKWPSELEAIFCAKGGRELPQLGADFYQNQRLAFDTEKVYQQLKELKTDVRRDLGRGDALGHILLATIDQYQIVIELLKARGTHQFGHFSKLLYGSAQDKIRGDRKTLREMGERLCHVFSLPAVEHLNRPYTNNISSEQAVSSLLWRMNDYFGNGEVRVEISDDIVSDASAGGDCIKINRRAVFSELDLQVLEVHEGWVHIGTTLNGRQQPWATWLSVGSPRITAIQEGMAVLMETLTFSSFPQRARRISDRVVAVDLAEQGADFCEVYRHFLDRGISEHDSYRVTQRVFRGGTLSGGSVFTKDISYVKGFVENVNFIRSAIQSGVPEIIPMLFVGKVTLDDLPLLYERYLEGVIAGPKYLPPMFRDLNGLYVWFGFSSSMGLMNIAKVQQHFSKLFQKMPVSVPLYPDKTDVELD, encoded by the coding sequence ATGACGAATCAAGCCTATTTGGAGCGTTTGCGAAGCCTATCCAATCGCTTGGTAGCCCTGCAAAAACCGATTCGCATTCTGGATGCGATCAAATGGCCCAGCGAGCTTGAGGCCATTTTCTGCGCTAAAGGCGGTCGCGAATTACCGCAACTCGGCGCCGATTTCTATCAAAACCAACGCCTCGCGTTCGATACCGAAAAAGTTTATCAACAGCTCAAAGAACTCAAAACCGATGTGCGCCGTGATTTGGGGCGCGGCGATGCGCTAGGCCACATACTGCTCGCCACCATCGACCAATACCAGATTGTGATCGAGCTTTTGAAGGCGCGCGGAACCCATCAATTCGGCCACTTCAGCAAGTTACTCTATGGCTCGGCGCAGGACAAAATCCGGGGCGACCGCAAAACCCTGCGCGAAATGGGCGAGCGCCTGTGCCACGTGTTCTCGCTACCCGCAGTGGAACATCTCAACCGCCCCTACACCAACAACATTAGCTCGGAGCAAGCTGTTAGTAGCCTGCTCTGGAGAATGAACGACTATTTTGGCAATGGCGAAGTAAGAGTCGAAATCAGCGATGACATAGTGTCTGACGCCTCCGCTGGCGGTGACTGTATTAAGATCAACCGCCGCGCCGTGTTCTCTGAATTGGACTTGCAAGTGCTGGAGGTGCACGAGGGCTGGGTTCATATAGGCACCACCCTCAATGGCCGTCAACAACCCTGGGCAACCTGGTTGAGCGTAGGCTCGCCGCGTATTACCGCAATTCAGGAAGGCATGGCCGTGCTGATGGAAACCCTGACCTTTAGCTCATTTCCCCAACGCGCACGTCGTATTAGCGACCGCGTAGTAGCGGTGGACCTGGCGGAACAAGGGGCAGATTTTTGCGAGGTATACCGGCATTTCCTGGACCGGGGAATTAGCGAGCACGATAGCTACCGTGTTACCCAGCGGGTGTTCCGCGGCGGCACATTAAGCGGTGGTTCAGTGTTTACCAAGGATATTTCTTATGTGAAAGGTTTCGTGGAAAACGTGAATTTTATTCGCAGCGCTATTCAATCCGGTGTACCCGAAATTATTCCCATGCTGTTTGTTGGCAAAGTAACCCTGGACGATTTGCCGTTGCTTTACGAGCGCTATTTGGAAGGTGTCATTGCAGGACCAAAATATTTGCCACCGATGTTTCGCGATTTGAACGGGCTTTATGTGTGGTTTGGATTCTCAAGCAGCATGGGCTTAATGAACATCGCTAAAGTGCAGCAACACTTCAGCAAGCTCTTCCAAAAAATGCCTGTATCCGTTCCGCTGTATCCAGATAAAACTGATGTTGAATTAGACTAA
- a CDS encoding Rieske (2Fe-2S) protein, with protein sequence MAFVALEKLHQLYDGYRRVFRIGGREWILLQEEGRVYCIANQCPHLQAPLTQASISKNTLRCPAHGIEFDLRSGMPINPLSCRHALTFLPLIYDGNQIGLDLH encoded by the coding sequence ATGGCATTTGTTGCACTGGAAAAACTTCATCAGCTTTACGACGGCTATCGTCGTGTGTTTCGGATTGGTGGCCGCGAGTGGATTCTATTGCAAGAAGAGGGCAGGGTTTATTGCATCGCTAACCAATGCCCCCATTTGCAAGCGCCTTTGACACAGGCAAGCATTAGTAAAAATACACTGCGGTGTCCCGCCCACGGTATTGAGTTTGATTTGCGCTCTGGTATGCCAATTAATCCATTAAGCTGCCGCCATGCACTGACTTTTTTGCCATTAATTTACGACGGAAATCAAATTGGCTTAGATCTCCACTAA
- a CDS encoding GntT/GntP/DsdX family permease, which yields MSILSVVICIALLVLLTARWNINPFIAFLITAISGGVMLGIPLDKIPDSVEKGMGGILGSLTAIICLGAMFGKLIADSGAAQKITAVLIQFCGEKYIAWALMLTGFFVGIPLFYNVGFVLLVPLVFSVAYQTKLPAVYLGIPLLAALSVTHGFLPPHPSPTALVPQFQADMGLTLIYGLVVGLPTMMIAGPIFSRFLKNIHSEPLSTFTPQIIPDHALPSTGKSFFVALLPVLMLSLASVLTPLLAEQIQFKPYVSFFGNPLMVMLVSLIIATYSLGLARGHTLKSIMQTYTQALKDISVILLIIAGAGALKQIFVDSGVSTEIAAGLKNIPVNPLFLGWLIALIIRICLGSATVAGLTAAGIVAPLVLASPSINPNLMVLAIGAGSLMCSHVNDSGFWMYKEYFNLSLKQTFASWSVMETIVGTLGLIGVLLLDVFV from the coding sequence ATGTCTATTTTATCGGTTGTTATTTGTATTGCGTTGTTGGTGTTATTAACGGCGCGCTGGAATATTAATCCTTTTATTGCTTTTCTTATTACGGCAATTTCCGGCGGTGTGATGCTGGGTATTCCGCTCGATAAAATCCCCGACTCTGTTGAAAAAGGTATGGGCGGCATTCTTGGGTCGCTGACTGCAATTATTTGTTTGGGCGCTATGTTTGGGAAGTTAATTGCAGATTCTGGTGCAGCGCAAAAAATTACCGCCGTGTTGATTCAATTTTGCGGTGAAAAATATATTGCCTGGGCCTTAATGCTTACGGGGTTTTTTGTGGGGATTCCGCTATTTTATAATGTGGGTTTTGTGCTCCTGGTGCCCCTGGTTTTTTCAGTTGCCTATCAAACTAAATTGCCCGCAGTTTATTTGGGTATTCCTTTGCTTGCAGCGCTTTCTGTTACCCATGGCTTCTTGCCTCCGCACCCTTCGCCCACTGCTCTGGTACCGCAATTTCAAGCGGACATGGGGCTAACCTTGATTTACGGTTTAGTCGTGGGCTTACCTACCATGATGATCGCGGGCCCAATTTTTTCGCGCTTTTTAAAAAATATTCACAGCGAACCTTTATCCACCTTTACACCGCAAATAATTCCCGACCATGCTTTACCCTCTACGGGAAAAAGTTTTTTTGTTGCGTTATTGCCCGTGTTGATGCTGAGCCTTGCCAGCGTGTTAACGCCTTTACTGGCGGAACAAATTCAGTTCAAACCTTATGTTTCCTTTTTCGGAAACCCGCTTATGGTGATGTTAGTTTCCTTGATCATCGCTACTTATAGCCTGGGTTTGGCGCGTGGCCACACGCTTAAGTCGATAATGCAAACCTATACGCAAGCCTTAAAAGATATTTCTGTTATCCTGCTCATCATTGCAGGTGCAGGCGCACTTAAGCAGATTTTTGTCGATAGTGGTGTGAGCACTGAAATTGCTGCCGGGTTAAAAAATATCCCGGTTAACCCGCTCTTTCTTGGCTGGTTAATCGCGTTAATTATCCGTATTTGTCTTGGCTCAGCTACTGTTGCGGGTTTAACTGCTGCGGGTATTGTTGCGCCATTGGTGTTAGCTTCGCCGTCTATCAACCCTAATCTTATGGTGCTTGCTATTGGTGCGGGTAGTTTGATGTGCTCGCACGTGAATGACTCCGGCTTTTGGATGTACAAAGAGTATTTTAATTTAAGTTTGAAGCAGACCTTTGCTTCCTGGTCTGTGATGGAAACTATAGTGGGTACTTTGGGGTTAATTGGTGTTCTGCTACTGGATGTTTTTGTTTAA
- a CDS encoding DUF349 domain-containing protein, translating to MSFFARLLGKKPQPKPVEKKSTNLEVLSLDALVAVIKSGDDEALRIAAIQKITDQETLLSLAGITEASNLNAGIQKAAKQRLANLVDSGAINGEQLSQRISDKMALFALLGLTNNKQLFDDAFNAITDQAELAKFAVDGATSKLRQHAAEKITDKDILQQLLKDTKTKDKTVFKIVKEKCDAFKEDEKRSAEILASVAAVVQSLEQHSNRPFDGQFVAKFTYLQQQWDTKKADANSELIERVAQAVKKAQLTIDNISAEEVAQEKQRKAETAAAEERQAHIQQLQSILVSVVSSEVNVEETQALLKLLNSAWESLAAVKAPSASEQKIVNNLHRVIADELANHSAHGSLAAHKTRFEQLVTDASADANTYYQSLKKRVNGLAASFKEELPEVITSAQATYQEWEKAAEKKAAEIQSAQRHIAGLIRKANETVSSGVLGKALGIRRAIDEKLQSLEQLPNYLANQLEQLDETLTKLQDWKDYAVQPKKHELIAQLEALAGSKEHPETLANKIKRIQDEWRALSKGGKDQDQELWEKFHDLAQKVYQPCRDYFAEQATLRQNNLNSCKQLVAQLKDYLENHDWLNANWKEVEKVMRVARSEWRNYTPTDRAATQPILTEFENVLAGIQQKLHDEYAKNALLKKELITQAQQLVGLDDSRKATDEIKKLQTRWQAIGASLRKEEQQLWHEFRDVCDAVFAKRQQQSAEFKAELDANLTNAKNLIAELSSLSSLTAQALTDARKRVDEIRQEFTGLGQLPKTQVNEIKTAFNQAIEVFEKKIKDERVALKQQIWVNLFAANKIVNDYELALVKGKLPDLADQAELQTQIDSFTQWPAGGLKAIQQKLARARGDADLTENLNALRELCVRADILTDSATPASEQALRTAFQVNQLQQNFGRKTQDVATEIENLVFDWVAVGAVDSKDYEPLFERFNACRLKAAN from the coding sequence ATGTCATTCTTCGCTCGTTTATTAGGTAAAAAACCGCAACCTAAGCCGGTTGAAAAGAAATCCACTAATTTGGAAGTGCTTTCGCTTGATGCTTTAGTAGCAGTTATTAAAAGTGGCGACGATGAAGCATTGCGCATTGCTGCAATTCAAAAAATTACCGATCAGGAAACGCTATTGAGTCTTGCAGGAATTACCGAAGCATCAAACCTGAATGCCGGTATACAAAAAGCTGCAAAGCAGCGTTTGGCTAATTTGGTTGATTCGGGGGCGATTAACGGCGAACAATTAAGTCAGCGTATTAGTGACAAAATGGCACTCTTCGCGCTTCTGGGTTTAACGAATAATAAGCAATTGTTTGACGATGCATTTAATGCAATTACAGATCAAGCTGAATTGGCAAAGTTTGCTGTTGACGGCGCGACCAGCAAATTACGTCAGCATGCGGCAGAAAAAATTACCGATAAAGATATTTTGCAACAACTGTTGAAAGACACTAAAACCAAAGATAAAACCGTTTTTAAAATTGTTAAAGAAAAGTGTGATGCGTTTAAGGAGGATGAAAAGCGTTCCGCTGAAATCCTGGCGTCGGTAGCCGCAGTTGTGCAATCTTTAGAGCAACACAGCAATCGTCCATTCGACGGTCAATTTGTTGCGAAGTTTACCTATTTACAACAACAGTGGGATACAAAAAAAGCTGACGCAAATAGTGAGCTTATTGAACGCGTGGCTCAGGCTGTTAAAAAAGCCCAGCTAACTATAGATAACATTTCTGCGGAAGAGGTTGCGCAGGAAAAACAACGTAAAGCAGAAACAGCCGCAGCTGAAGAGCGTCAAGCCCATATTCAACAACTGCAATCGATTTTGGTATCTGTTGTAAGCAGTGAAGTTAACGTTGAAGAAACCCAAGCCTTGCTTAAATTATTGAATTCAGCATGGGAATCACTCGCCGCCGTAAAAGCACCAAGCGCCAGCGAACAAAAAATCGTAAATAATTTACACCGTGTTATTGCTGATGAGCTGGCTAACCATAGCGCGCATGGCAGCCTTGCTGCACACAAAACTCGCTTTGAACAACTGGTAACCGACGCATCGGCAGATGCAAATACTTATTATCAGTCGTTAAAAAAGCGCGTCAATGGCTTGGCAGCTTCTTTCAAAGAAGAGCTACCGGAAGTCATAACATCCGCACAGGCGACCTATCAAGAATGGGAAAAAGCAGCAGAGAAAAAAGCTGCTGAAATACAAAGCGCTCAACGTCATATCGCTGGCTTGATTCGCAAAGCTAACGAAACTGTGAGTTCCGGGGTATTAGGCAAAGCTTTAGGAATTCGCCGTGCTATTGACGAAAAATTGCAAAGCCTTGAACAATTGCCAAACTATTTGGCCAACCAACTTGAACAGCTGGATGAAACCCTTACCAAGTTACAAGACTGGAAAGATTACGCTGTACAGCCTAAAAAGCATGAGCTGATTGCACAACTGGAAGCTTTGGCTGGTAGCAAAGAGCATCCCGAAACTCTGGCGAACAAAATCAAGCGTATTCAGGATGAATGGCGCGCGTTAAGCAAGGGTGGCAAAGATCAGGATCAGGAATTGTGGGAGAAATTCCACGATTTGGCACAAAAGGTTTATCAACCCTGTCGCGATTATTTTGCTGAACAAGCTACTCTTCGCCAAAACAATTTAAATTCTTGCAAACAGCTTGTTGCGCAGTTGAAGGACTATCTTGAGAACCATGATTGGTTAAATGCTAACTGGAAAGAAGTTGAAAAAGTGATGCGCGTGGCGCGCTCAGAATGGCGTAACTACACACCAACAGACCGTGCGGCAACCCAACCAATATTGACAGAATTTGAAAACGTGTTGGCGGGTATTCAGCAGAAACTGCATGATGAGTATGCAAAAAACGCTTTGCTTAAGAAAGAATTAATTACGCAAGCTCAACAGTTAGTAGGCTTGGACGATTCACGCAAGGCGACGGATGAAATTAAAAAATTGCAAACTCGCTGGCAAGCTATAGGTGCAAGCTTGCGTAAGGAAGAGCAGCAGTTGTGGCACGAGTTCAGAGATGTGTGCGATGCAGTTTTTGCAAAGCGTCAACAGCAATCAGCAGAGTTTAAGGCTGAGTTGGACGCGAATTTAACAAATGCTAAAAACCTGATCGCTGAGCTTTCAAGTTTAAGCTCACTCACTGCCCAGGCGTTAACTGATGCGCGCAAACGAGTTGACGAAATTCGCCAGGAGTTTACCGGCTTGGGCCAACTCCCTAAAACACAAGTCAATGAAATAAAAACCGCGTTCAATCAGGCAATAGAAGTCTTCGAGAAAAAAATAAAAGATGAACGAGTTGCGCTTAAGCAACAAATTTGGGTGAATTTGTTTGCTGCTAATAAAATTGTAAATGATTATGAGCTGGCGCTTGTGAAGGGTAAATTGCCCGACTTGGCAGACCAAGCCGAATTACAAACGCAAATAGATTCGTTCACGCAATGGCCTGCAGGGGGCTTAAAAGCCATACAGCAAAAGCTCGCACGTGCACGTGGCGATGCCGATCTTACAGAAAATTTAAACGCACTGCGTGAATTGTGTGTTCGTGCAGATATCTTAACTGACAGCGCCACACCAGCATCTGAACAAGCTTTGCGCACCGCTTTTCAAGTCAATCAATTACAGCAAAACTTTGGGCGAAAAACCCAGGACGTTGCGACGGAAATTGAAAATCTTGTGTTTGATTGGGTCGCAGTGGGCGCTGTCGACTCAAAAGACTACGAGCCATTATTTGAACGTTTTAATGCGTGCCGTTTAAAAGCAGCAAATTAA
- a CDS encoding DUF4124 domain-containing protein, whose product MRIIFRFAILRFVLLIVMSYQQSHYIPTRAWLAGAENFLYKLMGKNSPADERVKVSTWTDAKGVVHYENREVEGAKTIAVDPNTNVLPPAPVINLPAAKDEKPKTMNDELRDIQEAKKAHFESVINN is encoded by the coding sequence ATGAGAATTATATTCAGGTTTGCGATTTTGCGCTTTGTGTTGTTGATCGTTATGTCCTATCAGCAATCCCATTACATCCCCACGCGCGCATGGCTGGCGGGGGCAGAAAACTTTTTATATAAGCTTATGGGCAAGAATTCCCCAGCGGATGAACGTGTAAAAGTATCTACATGGACTGACGCAAAAGGCGTTGTTCATTATGAAAATCGTGAGGTTGAGGGAGCTAAAACTATCGCTGTTGACCCCAACACAAATGTGTTGCCGCCGGCGCCTGTTATAAACCTGCCAGCAGCAAAAGATGAAAAACCAAAAACAATGAACGACGAATTGCGTGATATCCAGGAAGCTAAAAAAGCGCACTTTGAATCTGTAATTAATAACTAA
- the mtgA gene encoding monofunctional biosynthetic peptidoglycan transglycosylase, producing the protein MLIVRLLKRLILLVFVLLLAYQVWVFAWVLWWKWNPPKETNFMEIRLDELQEKNPQAKLQYQWVPYENISANLKRAVVAAEDDKFMEHGGFDWEGIEYALKKNQRKGKKVAGGSTITQQLAKNLFLSPSRSYLRKIEEAVITLMIESLWSKRRILEVYLNVVEWGSGVFGAEAGARRHFGQSAAYLSDSQAARMAVMLPSPRRFEKRFPAYVSEHAQSVQERMRYSRVP; encoded by the coding sequence ATGTTGATTGTTCGGCTATTAAAGCGATTAATACTTCTAGTGTTTGTGCTTTTACTCGCCTATCAAGTTTGGGTATTTGCCTGGGTCCTTTGGTGGAAGTGGAATCCGCCCAAAGAAACTAACTTTATGGAGATTCGTTTAGACGAACTGCAAGAAAAAAATCCACAGGCAAAACTGCAATACCAATGGGTGCCATACGAAAATATTTCTGCCAATTTGAAGCGTGCTGTAGTCGCAGCAGAAGATGACAAGTTTATGGAACATGGCGGCTTTGATTGGGAAGGGATTGAATACGCGCTCAAGAAGAATCAACGCAAAGGCAAAAAAGTTGCTGGCGGTTCAACCATTACCCAGCAGTTGGCAAAAAATCTATTCCTTTCACCTTCGCGCTCTTATCTCCGCAAAATCGAAGAGGCTGTGATCACCCTTATGATTGAATCGCTTTGGAGCAAACGACGTATTCTTGAGGTTTATCTCAACGTTGTGGAATGGGGCAGTGGGGTTTTTGGTGCAGAGGCGGGAGCGCGCAGGCACTTTGGCCAATCCGCAGCCTACTTAAGCGATTCGCAAGCTGCTCGCATGGCAGTAATGCTCCCCAGCCCACGCCGGTTCGAAAAGCGCTTCCCCGCCTATGTTAGTGAGCATGCGCAGTCGGTTCAGGAACGTATGCGTTATTCGCGAGTTCCATAA
- a CDS encoding winged helix-turn-helix domain-containing protein, with product MLYSFNDFVFDSERLLLSKHEEIISCRPNEAKLLALFLAEPQTVFSKDDILNRVWAGKVVSEQAVFQSISNLRSLFGEGSIKTFPKKGYQWQVNACVLESESSAESEVSDVPLVSFYQANKRLFIQFIVAFVVSIAVLFYLLDRSKIDSTQIAAFPLLIDSQNQDSPELQAELVEPLWNELLDTGNFQPVTTEQNEDYRDFFYLPEKYTQHISLRKNSSLIMGFVGERKGKVFVRYLLKSHSNFWLAEIEAGSRAQLIEKWLSHLTHVTSSRFAVVDTIDPVLINAELKLLHNSYPDDLVIFYRLVQSQLWLGDSSNTLVLAEQLSDKARAQNDNLYLGSALLIWGQALQQQQLLGDAEQKLQQALVLFKDAQNYRMASETQVAIGRLAFDKGNYKQMKAWNIQAMESARLAKDVLLEAHLNEVSAVMALKFKYRQDAEYFLKQAETLLDKHNQSREHYAMVYFYMGMSEQEPSAAEHNYRRVLSVTPNDPALWVRERAQAHLVQLFIEQQRWQDAFAIYKNQNPLNASQKLMLAKIYQAQTEWSKAEEHTLAAFKQANTAGDRNLALDAALALIGIYQHQQLPEKQMLYRNFILQESVNLVFWQKQNKAALDELDIRLNIQ from the coding sequence ATGCTTTATTCATTTAATGATTTTGTCTTTGATAGCGAGCGACTCCTTTTATCTAAACACGAGGAGATAATTTCCTGTCGCCCCAACGAGGCCAAATTGCTCGCTTTGTTCCTTGCAGAACCGCAAACAGTCTTTAGTAAAGACGATATTCTAAATCGCGTGTGGGCAGGGAAAGTAGTTTCTGAGCAAGCGGTTTTCCAAAGTATTAGTAATCTACGTAGTTTATTTGGCGAAGGTTCTATTAAAACTTTTCCTAAAAAGGGTTATCAATGGCAAGTAAATGCGTGTGTGCTTGAATCAGAATCATCTGCGGAGTCTGAAGTTAGTGACGTTCCACTCGTTAGCTTTTATCAAGCTAATAAACGTTTATTTATTCAGTTTATCGTTGCCTTTGTTGTAAGCATCGCTGTTTTATTTTATCTGCTTGATAGGTCTAAAATTGACTCCACTCAAATTGCTGCATTTCCTTTATTAATTGATTCGCAAAATCAGGATTCTCCTGAGCTGCAAGCTGAGTTAGTTGAGCCCTTATGGAATGAACTACTTGATACGGGTAACTTTCAGCCAGTTACCACAGAGCAAAATGAAGATTACCGCGATTTTTTTTATTTACCAGAAAAGTACACTCAACATATCAGCTTGCGTAAAAATAGTTCTTTAATAATGGGTTTTGTGGGTGAGCGAAAAGGTAAAGTATTTGTTCGCTATCTATTAAAAAGCCATTCTAATTTCTGGCTCGCAGAGATTGAGGCTGGCTCCCGCGCACAATTAATTGAAAAGTGGCTCAGCCATTTGACACATGTTACGAGTTCACGGTTTGCTGTGGTAGACACAATAGATCCAGTGTTAATAAATGCCGAGCTAAAGCTATTGCACAATAGTTATCCTGATGATCTTGTCATATTTTATCGCCTCGTCCAAAGTCAATTATGGCTTGGTGATTCAAGTAATACCTTAGTGTTGGCAGAACAACTGAGCGACAAAGCTCGCGCGCAAAATGATAATTTGTACTTGGGTTCTGCGTTGTTGATATGGGGACAAGCTTTACAGCAACAACAATTGTTGGGTGACGCGGAGCAAAAATTACAACAAGCATTGGTTTTATTTAAGGATGCGCAAAATTATCGAATGGCAAGTGAGACACAAGTAGCAATTGGACGTTTGGCATTTGATAAGGGCAACTATAAGCAAATGAAAGCGTGGAATATTCAGGCAATGGAATCAGCGCGTTTGGCAAAAGATGTTTTGTTAGAAGCGCATCTAAACGAAGTTTCGGCTGTTATGGCTTTAAAGTTTAAGTATCGCCAGGATGCCGAGTATTTTTTAAAGCAGGCTGAAACACTATTAGATAAGCACAACCAATCGCGCGAACACTATGCGATGGTTTATTTTTACATGGGTATGAGTGAACAAGAACCTTCTGCCGCAGAGCATAATTATCGGAGAGTTTTAAGCGTCACTCCAAATGACCCAGCATTGTGGGTGAGAGAGCGAGCGCAGGCGCATTTGGTGCAACTGTTTATCGAACAGCAACGTTGGCAAGATGCATTTGCTATCTATAAAAATCAAAATCCTTTGAATGCGTCCCAGAAACTTATGTTGGCAAAAATTTATCAGGCTCAAACAGAATGGAGCAAAGCGGAAGAACATACACTCGCCGCTTTTAAACAGGCGAATACTGCAGGTGATCGTAATTTAGCCTTAGATGCTGCTTTAGCGTTAATAGGAATTTATCAACATCAGCAGTTGCCGGAAAAACAAATGCTATATAGAAATTTTATTCTACAAGAGTCCGTCAATTTGGTGTTTTGGCAAAAGCAAAATAAGGCAGCGCTTGATGAGCTTGATATTCGTTTAAATATTCAGTAG
- a CDS encoding formylglycine-generating enzyme family protein, whose product MYKLKTLFSMFLVISASTLALADEKSPTQKEFNKIQKLAIPDMVDIPAGSFMMGDINHFIPEDPRMVRATEMEQPVHKVKIKAFRLGKYEVTFAQYDVFAEATGKTKPDDKGNGRGQQPVGNVTWWEATAYADWLSQQTGKKFRLATEAEWQYAARAGTTTEYYWGNEASHAYANYGKDECCDLFASGTDKWLHAAPVGQFPPNKFGLYDMLGNVSEFVQDCMNLNYVGAPTDGSAWTSGNCSKHVSLGGQYHNNPFMIRVAARNFHPIVPERDINFGFRIAQDIE is encoded by the coding sequence ATGTACAAACTTAAAACTCTTTTCTCCATGTTTTTGGTGATTTCCGCATCAACATTGGCTCTCGCCGATGAAAAAAGCCCTACTCAAAAGGAGTTCAATAAAATCCAAAAGCTAGCCATCCCCGACATGGTCGACATCCCTGCCGGTAGTTTTATGATGGGCGACATCAATCACTTTATCCCTGAAGACCCTCGGATGGTTAGAGCAACAGAAATGGAGCAACCTGTTCACAAGGTTAAAATTAAGGCATTTAGATTAGGCAAGTACGAAGTTACCTTTGCACAATACGATGTGTTTGCTGAAGCAACAGGTAAAACCAAGCCAGACGACAAAGGTAACGGGCGAGGTCAGCAGCCAGTAGGTAATGTTACCTGGTGGGAAGCTACCGCTTATGCGGATTGGCTTAGCCAACAAACCGGCAAAAAGTTCCGGCTCGCTACCGAAGCAGAATGGCAATATGCAGCTAGAGCAGGAACAACCACCGAGTATTATTGGGGTAACGAAGCTAGTCACGCCTACGCCAATTACGGTAAAGACGAATGTTGCGATCTATTTGCGAGTGGTACCGACAAATGGTTGCACGCAGCACCGGTTGGCCAGTTCCCGCCTAATAAGTTTGGACTTTATGACATGCTGGGAAATGTTTCTGAATTTGTTCAAGACTGCATGAATCTCAATTATGTAGGGGCACCTACCGATGGTAGCGCCTGGACATCAGGCAATTGTAGTAAACATGTTAGCTTGGGCGGCCAATACCACAACAATCCATTCATGATTCGTGTAGCAGCACGTAACTTTCACCCCATAGTGCCAGAACGTGATATTAATTTCGGTTTTCGTATCGCTCAAGATATAGAGTGA
- a CDS encoding FmdB family zinc ribbon protein has product MPIYEYQCEACGHALEALQRLSDGPLVDCPACNKSTLKKQISAAGFRLKGGGWYETDFKSGNKKNLAGDSGSGTSSSSTSSSSTKAAD; this is encoded by the coding sequence ATGCCTATTTACGAGTACCAGTGTGAAGCTTGCGGCCACGCTTTAGAGGCCTTACAGCGTTTGAGTGATGGCCCTTTGGTGGATTGTCCGGCCTGTAATAAGTCAACCTTGAAGAAACAAATATCAGCGGCCGGCTTCCGTTTAAAGGGCGGTGGTTGGTACGAAACTGATTTCAAATCAGGCAATAAAAAGAATTTAGCCGGTGACTCTGGTTCGGGCACTTCCAGCTCGTCAACCTCTAGTTCCAGCACTAAAGCCGCGGACTAA